The following are encoded together in the Juglans microcarpa x Juglans regia isolate MS1-56 chromosome 2D, Jm3101_v1.0, whole genome shotgun sequence genome:
- the LOC121250963 gene encoding NAC domain-containing protein 21/22-like, translating into MGLRDIGAALPPGFRFYPSDEELVCHYLYKKITNEEVLKGTSLMEIDLHTCEPWQLPEMAKLNANEWYFFSFRDRKYATGFRTNRATTTGYWKATGKDRTVQDPMTREIVGMRKTLVFYRNRAPNGIKTGWIMHEFRLETPHMPPKEDWVLCRVFHKSKGLTPDSEDCTKFSPQHMFETSSTTTACAPRQLSLAPSPPSNQTMPCGYYNQIMTSFDSSTPSHQNQSQSNSLLNLLQFSEETTNNINKETTSKGDHDEYGFLWDMNLEENSLANGAAPSNLEDMRFEIDHNSMVFL; encoded by the exons TCCTAGTGATGAGGAGTTGGTCTGCCATTATCTTTACAAAAAGATTACAAATGAGGAGGTTTTGAAGGGTACTTCTTTGATGGAAATTGACTTGCATACTTGTGAGCCATGGCAGCTTCCTG AGATGGCTAAGCTCAATGCAAACGAGTGGTACTTCTTCAGCTTCCGGGACCGCAAGTATGCCACTGGCTTCCGGACCAATCGGGCAACGACAACTGGATACTGGAAAGCCACGGGGAAGGATCGGACGGTCCAAGATCCAATGACGCGCGAGATCGTAGGGATGAGAAAGACTTTGGTGTTCTATCGGAACAGAGCTCCAAATGGGATCAAAACCGGATGGATCATGCATGAATTTCGCTTGGAGACCCCACATATGCCTCCTAAG GAGGACTGGGTTTTGTGCAGAGTATTTCACAAAAGCAAGGGTTTGACGCCAGACTCGGAGGATTGCACCAAATTCAGCCCACAACATATGTTTGAGaccagtagtactactacagCTTGTGCCCCTCGGCAGTTATCTTTAGCTCCATCTCCTCCCTCTAACCAAACCATGCCTTGTGGGTATTATAACCAAATCATGACCTCCTTTGACTCAAGTACCCCTTCTCACCAAAACCAAAGCCAAAGCAATTCCCTGCTCAATCTTCTTCAGTTCTCTGAGGAAACTACAAATAACATCAACAAAGAAACTACCTCCAAAGGTGATCATGATGAATATGGGTTCCTATGGGACATGAATTTGGAAGAAAATAGCTTGGCAAATGGGGCAGCACCTTCAAACTTGGAGGATATGAGATTTGAGATTGATCACAACAGCATGGTTTTcctatga